The Paracoccus sp. MC1862 genome includes a window with the following:
- the hisD gene encoding histidinol dehydrogenase — protein MPVFLSTTDADFEARFAAMLSAKREDAADVGDAVAAIIADVRARGDAALVELTARFDRLELTAEGLRFSPAEIEAAAAQVSSEDRAALELAAGRIRDYHARQVPEDAMWTDGAGARLGWRWTPVSSAGLYVPGGQASYPSSVLMNAIPAQAAGVERLVVCVPTPRGEVNPLVLLACRLAGVDEIYRIGGAQAIAALAYGTETIRPVDKITGPGNAYVAAAKRQVFGRVGIDSIAGPSEVLVIAKGAQNPEWLALDLLAQAEHDADAQAILISPDPSLAQAVAAEVERLLPTLPRAAIAGASWRDHGTVIVTRDLAEAAALSDRIAPEHLELCVDDPDALAAQVNHAGAIFLGGWTPEAAGDYVSGPNHVLPTARSARFSSGLSVMDFLKRTTLSRLDPGSLSAIGPAAVRLALSEGLSAHARSIEARLATLNRG, from the coding sequence ATGCCCGTCTTCCTGTCCACCACCGACGCCGATTTCGAGGCGCGCTTCGCCGCCATGCTGTCGGCCAAGCGCGAGGATGCCGCCGATGTGGGCGACGCCGTGGCCGCGATCATCGCGGATGTGCGGGCGCGGGGGGATGCGGCGCTGGTCGAACTGACCGCGCGCTTCGACAGGCTGGAGCTGACGGCCGAAGGGCTGCGGTTTTCCCCGGCCGAGATCGAGGCGGCGGCGGCGCAGGTGTCATCCGAGGATCGCGCGGCGCTGGAACTCGCGGCCGGGCGCATCCGCGACTATCACGCGCGGCAGGTGCCCGAGGACGCGATGTGGACCGACGGGGCGGGCGCGCGGCTGGGCTGGCGCTGGACGCCTGTTTCGTCGGCGGGGCTGTATGTGCCGGGAGGGCAGGCAAGCTATCCCTCCTCGGTGCTGATGAATGCGATTCCTGCACAGGCGGCGGGGGTCGAGCGGCTGGTGGTCTGCGTGCCGACACCGCGGGGCGAGGTGAATCCGCTGGTGCTGCTGGCCTGCCGGTTGGCCGGGGTGGACGAAATCTACCGCATCGGCGGGGCGCAGGCGATCGCGGCGCTGGCCTATGGGACCGAGACGATCCGTCCGGTGGACAAGATCACCGGGCCGGGGAACGCTTATGTCGCAGCGGCCAAGCGGCAGGTCTTCGGCCGCGTCGGCATCGACAGCATCGCCGGGCCGTCCGAGGTGCTGGTGATCGCGAAAGGGGCGCAGAACCCGGAATGGCTGGCGCTGGACCTGCTGGCGCAGGCGGAACATGACGCGGACGCGCAGGCGATCCTGATCTCGCCGGACCCCTCGCTGGCGCAGGCCGTCGCAGCCGAGGTCGAGCGGCTGCTGCCCACCCTTCCCCGCGCCGCCATCGCCGGCGCAAGCTGGCGCGACCACGGCACGGTGATCGTGACCCGCGATCTGGCCGAGGCGGCGGCGCTGTCAGACCGTATAGCCCCCGAGCATCTGGAGCTTTGCGTGGACGATCCGGACGCACTGGCCGCTCAGGTCAACCACGCCGGCGCCATCTTCCTGGGCGGCTGGACGCCCGAGGCGGCGGGCGATTATGTCAGCGGGCCGAACCACGTCCTGCCGACCGCCCGCTCGGCGCGGTTTTCTTCGGGGCTGTCGGTGATGGATTTTCTCAAGCGCACGACGCTGTCGCGGCTGGACCCCGGCTCGCTGTCGGCCATCGGGCCGGCGGCGGTCCGGCTGGCCCTGTCCGAGGGGCTTTCCGCCCATGCCCGTTCCATCGAGGCGCGGCTGGCCACGCTGAACCGGGGCTGA
- a CDS encoding UPF0262 family protein, whose protein sequence is MTTDRLIRVEIDDSALPPATPEMEQERRVAIFDLLEDNSLALPGRPDQPAPDGPYALLLAVRDRRLVFELSSEAGERLAEFHLAMGPLRQVVKDYFQICESYFDAVKRLPPAQIEAIDMARRGIHNEGARTLQERLDGKARVDIDTSRRLFTLICALVAE, encoded by the coding sequence ATGACAACCGATCGCCTGATCCGCGTCGAGATCGACGATTCCGCCCTGCCCCCTGCCACACCCGAGATGGAGCAGGAGCGTCGTGTCGCTATCTTCGACCTGCTGGAAGACAACAGCCTCGCCCTGCCCGGCCGCCCCGACCAGCCCGCGCCGGATGGCCCCTATGCGCTGCTGCTGGCGGTGCGCGACCGGCGGCTGGTGTTCGAGCTGTCCTCGGAAGCCGGCGAAAGGCTGGCCGAGTTCCACCTGGCGATGGGTCCCTTGCGGCAGGTGGTGAAGGATTATTTCCAGATCTGCGAAAGCTATTTCGACGCGGTCAAGCGCCTTCCGCCCGCGCAGATCGAGGCCATCGACATGGCCCGGCGCGGCATCCACAACGAAGGCGCGCGCACCCTGCAGGAACGGCTCGACGGCAAGGCCAGGGTGGACATCGACACCTCGCGCCGACTGTTCACCCTGATCTGCGCGCTGGTGGCGGAATAA
- a CDS encoding low molecular weight phosphatase family protein, giving the protein MEAKTGIPNSVLFCCDHNAIRSPMAEGMMKKFYGRQAYVQSAGVHNDMEIDGFAITVCHEIGIELSRHRTRSFEDMRDWGDDLGQFDLIVALSPASKHQSLELTRHFHLDVEYWPIMDPSGITEAREAKLALYRQSRDQIMARMLGRFGEPIESEGSESLRAAMPDR; this is encoded by the coding sequence GTGGAGGCCAAGACAGGTATCCCGAACTCGGTCCTGTTCTGCTGCGATCACAATGCCATCCGCTCGCCCATGGCCGAGGGGATGATGAAGAAGTTCTATGGGCGCCAGGCCTATGTGCAGTCGGCGGGCGTTCACAACGACATGGAGATCGACGGCTTCGCCATCACCGTCTGCCACGAGATCGGGATCGAGCTGTCACGCCACCGCACCCGCAGCTTCGAGGACATGCGCGACTGGGGCGACGACCTCGGGCAGTTCGACCTGATCGTGGCGCTGTCGCCCGCCAGCAAGCACCAGTCGCTGGAACTGACGCGGCATTTCCATCTGGACGTGGAATACTGGCCGATCATGGACCCCTCGGGGATCACCGAGGCGCGCGAGGCGAAGCTGGCGCTTTACCGCCAGTCGCGGGACCAGATCATGGCCCGTATGCTTGGCCGCTTCGGCGAGCCGATCGAGTCCGAGGGCAGTGAGTCGCTGCGCGCTGCCATGCCGGACCGCTGA
- the hisH gene encoding imidazole glycerol phosphate synthase subunit HisH has protein sequence MRVALIDYESGNLHSAAKAVALVGAKRGAEVQVTSDPEVIARADRIILPGDGAFPACRAAFDAVPGLHEALERAVTQRGVPFLGICVGMQMLADEGLEYRPTPGFGWIAGRVERIAPSDPRLKVPHMGWNDLILHRPHPVLDGVPSGGHAYFVHGWHFVTERPEDLVASVDYGGPVTAAVGRDNILGLQFHPEKSQALGLRILGNFLDWRP, from the coding sequence ATGCGCGTGGCCCTGATCGACTATGAAAGCGGCAACCTTCATTCGGCGGCCAAGGCGGTGGCGCTGGTCGGCGCGAAACGCGGCGCCGAGGTTCAGGTCACGTCCGACCCCGAGGTGATCGCCCGCGCCGACCGGATCATCCTGCCGGGCGACGGCGCCTTTCCCGCCTGCCGGGCGGCCTTCGACGCCGTCCCCGGCCTGCACGAGGCGCTGGAGCGGGCCGTGACGCAGCGCGGCGTCCCCTTTCTGGGCATCTGCGTCGGAATGCAGATGCTGGCGGACGAGGGGCTGGAATACCGCCCGACCCCGGGCTTCGGCTGGATCGCCGGCCGGGTGGAACGGATCGCCCCTTCGGACCCCCGCCTGAAGGTGCCCCACATGGGCTGGAACGACCTGATCCTCCACCGCCCGCATCCGGTGTTGGACGGCGTGCCTTCGGGCGGCCACGCCTATTTCGTCCACGGCTGGCATTTCGTCACCGAGCGCCCCGAGGACCTGGTCGCCTCGGTCGATTACGGCGGCCCCGTTACGGCAGCGGTGGGCCGCGACAACATCCTGGGCCTGCAGTTCCACCCCGAGAAGTCGCAGGCGCTGGGCCTTCGCATCCTCGGCAATTTCCTCGACTGGAGACCCTGA
- the hisB gene encoding imidazoleglycerol-phosphate dehydratase HisB, with protein MPDTDISRRATVARKTAETDITVTVDLDGRGRSRSRTGVGFFDHMIDQLARHSLIDIDLQATGDLHIDDHHTVEDCGIALGQALGQALGTKRGIRRYGSFHLAMDDALIRAALDLSGRPFLVWNVPFSAQKIGSFDTELVREFFQALSTHGGITLHVDRLHGLNAHHIAEATFKAVARALREAVEPDPRMGDELPSTKGAL; from the coding sequence ATGCCCGATACAGACATCTCCCGCCGCGCCACCGTTGCCCGCAAGACGGCAGAAACCGACATCACGGTGACTGTTGATCTGGACGGGCGCGGCCGGTCCCGCAGCCGGACAGGCGTGGGCTTCTTCGACCACATGATCGACCAGTTGGCCCGCCATTCGCTGATCGACATCGACCTGCAGGCCACGGGCGACCTGCATATCGACGACCATCACACGGTCGAGGATTGCGGCATCGCGCTGGGGCAGGCGCTGGGACAGGCGCTGGGCACCAAGCGCGGCATCCGCCGCTACGGCAGCTTCCACCTGGCGATGGACGACGCCCTGATCCGCGCGGCGCTGGACCTGTCCGGGCGGCCCTTCCTTGTCTGGAACGTGCCCTTCTCGGCGCAGAAGATCGGCAGCTTCGACACCGAACTGGTGCGCGAGTTCTTCCAGGCGCTGTCCACCCATGGCGGCATCACCCTGCATGTGGACCGGCTGCACGGGCTGAACGCGCATCACATCGCCGAGGCCACCTTCAAGGCCGTGGCCCGTGCCCTGCGCGAAGCGGTCGAGCCGGACCCGCGCATGGGGGACGAGCTGCCCTCGACCAAGGGGGCGCTTTAA